Proteins encoded in a region of the Nonomuraea helvata genome:
- a CDS encoding 1,4-dihydroxy-2-naphthoate polyprenyltransferase → MATPGQWIAGARPRTLANAVVPVMVGTGVAIGQGGFVWWRAVLALLVALSLQIGVNYANDYSDGIRGTDDQRVGPMRLVGSRVAPPRQVLTAALTCFGVAAVLGLVLVVVTRAWWILVVGAACIAAAWFYTGGKRPYGYRGLGELAVFVFFGVVPVMGTAYVQTESLSWPAFFASIPVGLLSCSMLVVNNLRDIGTDTQSGKRTLAVMLGAERTRALYVACQVVPFVVALGMVVITPWTALALLAVPLAIPAIKTVLAKAVGPALIAVLQQTGKLQMAYGLLFAVGLAIIF, encoded by the coding sequence ATGGCAACCCCCGGCCAGTGGATCGCCGGCGCACGCCCGCGTACCCTCGCGAACGCCGTCGTGCCCGTCATGGTGGGCACCGGAGTGGCGATCGGGCAAGGCGGATTCGTGTGGTGGCGGGCGGTCCTGGCACTGCTCGTGGCGCTCTCGCTGCAGATCGGCGTCAACTACGCCAACGACTACAGCGACGGCATCCGCGGCACCGACGACCAGCGGGTCGGCCCGATGCGGCTGGTGGGCTCGCGCGTGGCCCCGCCGCGGCAGGTGCTGACCGCCGCGCTGACCTGTTTCGGGGTCGCGGCGGTGCTGGGGCTGGTCCTGGTGGTCGTCACGCGGGCGTGGTGGATCCTGGTGGTGGGCGCCGCGTGCATCGCCGCCGCCTGGTTCTACACGGGCGGCAAGCGCCCGTACGGCTACCGCGGGCTGGGCGAGCTGGCCGTGTTCGTGTTCTTCGGCGTCGTCCCCGTGATGGGCACGGCGTACGTGCAGACCGAGTCGCTGAGCTGGCCCGCCTTCTTCGCGTCGATTCCGGTCGGGCTGCTCTCGTGCTCGATGCTCGTGGTCAACAACCTGCGCGACATCGGGACGGACACCCAGTCGGGCAAGCGCACGCTGGCCGTGATGCTGGGGGCCGAGCGCACCCGTGCGCTCTATGTGGCCTGCCAGGTGGTGCCGTTCGTGGTGGCGCTGGGGATGGTCGTGATCACGCCGTGGACCGCGCTCGCCCTGCTCGCCGTGCCGCTGGCGATCCCCGCGATCAAAACCGTGCTGGCCAAGGCCGTGGGCCCGGCGCTGATCGCGGTGCTGCAGCAGACGGGCAAGCTGCAGATGGCGTACGGGCTCCTGTTCGCGGTGGGACTCGCGATCATCTTCTAG